In Colletotrichum higginsianum IMI 349063 chromosome 3, whole genome shotgun sequence, a genomic segment contains:
- a CDS encoding ABC transporter yields the protein MVVDFFFERAFVLTATARSHAQVLLTNLQSHGQLSWIDDVTQFADSGYLQFLVLVLSALWTACRLLRCRTKPLSSSSSSSSSLSSPTRPDIRAAAIRWPWELAAQFSRAAAVAFLALASARGQTPWPNALTVGYAFVLGLSRLVNDLQWRHVALHQVNFVISAELLVLAASSVLPCIEASAECAIAAPVTGGLVGLAAAFIVAITTPREWVPPSLTHDVPEGYEARGPAPEETCSWATYYLTFEWLTPLMWKGARKEIALDDLPRLPWYDEPLLLLEKIKKARVKGVTTAWTLFYLLRSEVTLMACYISTAYACELIAPYGLYQLLAYLADPKGAPIRPWLWLLLMFCGPLSRSVLFQQYVFTSTRLVVRLRSALTQELYHRAMGSMELEEDIFAPKGDSEKEKQKKDGKPGQSTTSAGRLANLMAADVQAIFGSRDIVMVSMGVPTGTIIAFVGLYKMLGWPALVGTAILFLAAPLSVFVAQLMARQTRRARRAQDSRISLVSEYLASIRAVKYFAWEDAIIKTIEEARANEQRDLWRVSLIYVTLNQITALMPYIAMISMFTLYVGVRKQPLTAATAFTTTYLVKTIRRNVTQLGFLSRNITSAMIAIGRLDQYFQSTTPLEEYPEGTLQIRDATFRRNKTASFQLKDISINFVEGGLNVVSGASGSGKTTLLLAVLGETIKESGTITRPKDVAFASQTAWLQNDSIKENILFNSPFEAVRYDNVVNACCLPVDLREMDNGDQTIVGENGASLSGGQKARVALARALYSKAPLLLLDDIFSALDAKTAASLWERCFCTDLLKGRTVVLVAQQPWVAAQADVAITLENGAIKDFEQNIGVVRHPVAVANDVGGGESTDVSDNSDTEVETQTDPLNDRSKIADDKGTKDVVAQEMRASGKSARLMFFKYMTYFGGPWYAVFCMVMMLISQLAVMGGSLWLSVWVEAYSKDVAVDIAFYLGIYAAVTVTESVLYAVVFLVFENGAWHAARRLHNDFIRAVMRVSLAWYKKTPVGRIINRFSSDMSSLDLTVSPQLRAFLESSISLVIRIFAISSIMPIFMLPAAVTCAAGIVVGEIYTRTAVTIKRLVASAQSPIFSQFADTLAGLSIIRARSGMPQTFGNNLADKLRVWSRAAEANFNCNRWVAMRVDVVTALVGLSAGIIAVSKAGVVGAGLVGFSLNNATGLSQTILQLVRSMNDLEVELQSFVRIKEYAGLEAEEKADDSYPEEGEFTDDPSHVVPRDWPSTGEIEFRNATIRYDEDGPNILTDVNLKFKAGERVAIVGRTGSGKSTLVLSLLRFTHIVSGQILYDGIDITRIPRRRLREALTIIPQEAVLFNGTLRSNLDPTGTIAAPVLERALESCQGIASFRYHSEADADAAEAAAAAVALAPDASGLALSTTVNAKGENFSHGQRQVLSLCRALVRGSRLMLLDEATASMDYETDRGIQAVLRREVDDERTLVTIAHRLRTIADYDTVVVMGAGRVVEAGRPAELYRARGVFYEMVYHSGEKRDLELLFGDVKE from the exons atggtggtggacTTCTTCTTCGAGCGGGCCTTTGTGCTCACGGCCACGGCGCGTTCGCATGCCCAGGTCCTGCTAACCAACTTGCAGAG CCACGGACAGCTGTCGTGGATCGACGACGTCACCCAATTCGCCGATTCCGGCTACCTCCAgttccttgtcctcgtcctctccgCCCTCTGGACCGCctgccgcctcctccgctgCCGTACTAAaccgttgtcgtcgtcgtcgtcgtcgtcgtcgtcattgtCGTCACCAACACGGCCCGACATCCGCGCCGCAGCCATAAGATGGCCCTGGGAACTCGCCGCCCAATTCTCCCGCGCCGCTGCCGtggccttcctcgccctcgctAGCGCCCGCGGCCAGACGCCCTGGCCTAACGCCTTGACCGTAGGCTACGCCTttgtcctcggcctctcgAGGCTCGTCAACGACCTGCAGTGGCGGCACGTCGCGCTGCACCAGGTCAACTtcgtcatctcggccgagCTACTGGTCCtggccgcctcgtccgtccTGCCGTGTATTGAAGCGTCGGCCGAGTGCGCCATCGCGGCGCCTGTCACTGGCGGCCTGGTGGGCTTGGCGGCtgccttcatcgtcgccatcacTACGCCGCGGGAGTGGGTGCCCCCGTCGCTGACCCACGACGTGCCCGAGGGGTACGAGGCCCGCGGGCCCGCGCCCGAGGAGACTTGCAGCTGGGCTACGTACTATCTTACATTTGAGTGGCTCACGCCGCTGATGTGGAAGGGCGCCCGTAAGGAGattgccctcgacgacctgccCCGCCTGCCGTGGTATGACGAgccgctgttgctgctggagAAGATCAAGAAGGCGAGGGTCAAGGGCGTGACGACCGCCTGGACCCTGTTCTACTTATTGCGGAGCGAGGTGACACTCATGGCATGCTACATCTCCACGGCCTACGCCTGCGAGCTTATTGCGCCTTATGGCCTATATCAGCTGCTGGCGTACCTTGCGGATCCCAAGGGCGCTCCGATTCGTCCCTGGCTCTGGCTtcttctgatgttctgcgGTCCCCTGTCTCGTTCCGTCTTGTTCCAGCAGTATGTCTTCACGTCGACTCGCCTGGTCGTGCGTCTGAGGTCCGCCTTGACCCAGGAGCTGTACCACCGGGCCATGGGTTCCATGGAGCTTGAAGAGGACATCTTCGCTCCCAAGGGAGACtccgagaaggagaaacaGAAGAAGGATGGGAAGCCCGGCCAGTCCACGACCTCAGCCGGTCGCTTGGCCAACCTCATGGCCGCCGACGTGCAGGCCATCTTCGGCTCCCGAGACATCGTCATGGTGTCTATGGGTGTGCCCACGGGCACCATCATCGCGTTTGTCGGGCTCTACAAGATGCTCGGGTGGCCTGCCCTCGTGGGCACGGCGATCCTGTTTCTCGCCGCGCCCCTGTCGGTCTTCGTGGCGCAACTGATGGCCAGACAGACCAGAAGGGCGAGAAGAGCGCAGGACTCTCGCATCTCGCTCGTGTCGGAGTACCTCGCCTccatccgcgccgtcaaGTACTTTGCATGGGAGGACGCCATCATCAAGACCATCGAGGAGGCGCGTGCGAATGAGCAGCGCGACCTGTGGCGCGTGTCGCTCATCTACGTGACGCTTAACCAGATCACCGCCCTCATGCCCTACATTGCCATGATATCCATGTTCACCCTCTACGTAGGCGTACGCAAGCAGCCCctgacggcggccacggcatTTACCACTACGTACCTCGTCAAGACCATTCGCCGTAACGTCACCCAGCTCGGCTTCCTTTCGAGGAACATCACGAGCGCCATGATCGCCATCGGCCGCCTGGATCAGTACTTCCAAAGCACGACGCCGTTGGAGGAGTACCCCGAGGGGACCCTGCAGATCCGGGACGCGACGTTCCGGCGGAACAAGACGGCGTCGTTCCAGCTCAAGGACATCTCAATCAACTTTGTAGAGGGCGGGCTGAACGTCGTGTCGGGCGCCAGCGGTAGCGGCAAGACGACTTTGTTGCTGGCGGTGCTGGGAGAGACGATCAAGGAGAGCGGCACCATCACCCGGCCCAAGGACGTTGCGTTTGCATCACAGACGGCATGGCTCCAGAACGACAGCATCAAGGAGAACATCCTCTTCAACAGCCCTTTTGAAGCGGTGCGCTACGATAACGTCGTCAATGCGTGCTGTCTACCCGTCGACCTGAGAGAGATGGATAACGGTGACCAGACCATCGTCGGCGAGAACGGCGCCTCTCTGTCGGGAGGCCAGAAGGCGCGCGTGGCCCTGGCCAGGGCGCTGTACTCCAAGGCGCCGCTGCTCCTGCTTGACGACATATTCTCAGCCCTCGATGCCAAGACCGCCGCGTCACTCTGGGAGCGGTGTTTTTGCACCGACCTGTTGAAGGGTCGGACTGTTGTTCTGGTGGCGCAACAGCCGTGGGTTGCCGCGCaggccgacgtcgccatCACGCTCGAGAACGGTGCGATCAAAGACTTCGAGCAGAACATCGGCGTCGTCAGGCACCCTGTTGCCGTTGCCAACGACGTCGGAGGAGGCGAGAGTACCGACGTTTCTGACAACTCGGACACCGAGGTCGAAACGCAGACGGATCCTCTCAACGACCGTAGCAAGATCGCGGACGACAAGGGGACCAAGGACGTGGTGGCGCAGGAGATGAGGGCCAGCGGGAAGAGCGCCCGCTTGATGT TCTTCAAGTATATGACTTACTTCGGCGGCCCGTGGTACGCCGTCTTCTGCATGGTCATGATGCTCATCTCGCAGTTGGCCGTCATGGGTGGTTCCCTCTGGCTCTCCGTCTGGGTCGAGGCGTACAGCaaggacgtcgccgtcgacatcgccTTCTACCTCGGCATCTatgccgccgtcaccgtcaccgagTCGGTCCTCtacgccgtcgtcttcctcgtgTTCGAGAACGGCGCCTGGCACGCCGCCCGCAGGCTGCACAACGACTTCATCCGCGCCGTCATGCGCGTCTCGCTGGCGTGGTACAAGAAGACACCCGTCGGCCGCATCATCAACCGCTTCTCGAGCGACATGTCGTCGCTCGACCTGACCGTCAGCCCGCAGCTGCGCGCGTTCCTCGAGAGCAGCATCTCGCTGGTGATCCGCATCTTTGCCATCAGCTCCATCATGCCCATCTTTATGCTCCCCGCGGCCGTGACCTGCGCagccggcatcgtcgtggGCGAGATCTACACGCGTACCGCCGTGACCATCAAGCGGTTGGTGGCGTCGGCGCAATCGCCCATTTTCTCGCAGTTCGCGGACACGCTGGCCGGGCTCTCCATCATCCGCGCGAGGAGCGGCATGCCGCAGACGTTTGGCAACAACCTGGCGGATAAGCTGCGCGTCtggtcgcgggcggcggaggccaACTTCAACTGCAACCGATGGGTGGCCATGCGCGTGGACGTGGTGACTGCCCTGGTCGGGCTGAGCGcgggcatcatcgccgtGTCCAAGGCCGGTGTCGTGGGTGCCGGCCTCGTGGGCTTCTCGCTCAACAACGCCACGGGATTGAGTCAGACTATCCTGCAACTGGTTCGTAGCATGAACGatctcgaggtcgagctgcAAAGC TTCGTTCGCATCAAGGAAtacgccggcctcgaggccgaggagaaggcggaCGACTCGTACCCCGAAGAGGGCGAGTTTACCGACGACCCTTCGCACGTTGTGCCCCGAGACTGGCCGTCGACAGGCGAGATCGAATTCCGCAACGCAACGATCCGAtacgacgaggacggacCCAACATCCTCACGGACGTCAACCTCAAGTTCAAGGCCGGAGAGAGAGTTGCCATCGTGGGCCgcaccggcagcggcaagTCTACG CTGGTTCTCTCCCTTCTACGTTTCACGCACATCGTCTCAGGCCAGATACTctacgacggcatcgacatcACCAGGatcccgcgccgccgcctccgcgaGGCGCTGACCATCATCCCGCAGGAGGCGGTGCTCTTCAACGGCACGTTGCGGTCGAACCTCGACCCGACGGGCACGATCGCGGCGCCGGTGCTCGAGAGGGCGCTCGAGTCGTGCCAGGGCATCGCGTCGTTCCGGTATCACTCggaggccgacgccgacgccgccgaggcggccgcggcggccgtcgcgtTGGCGCCCGACGCCTCGGGCCTAgcgctctcgacgacggTCAACGCCAAGGGGGAGAACTTCTCGCACGGGCAGCGCCAGGTGCTGTCCCTGTGCCGCGCGCTCGTCCGGGGCAGCcggctgatgctgctggacgaggcgacggcgagcatgGACTACGAGACGGACCGGGGCATCCAGGCAGTGCTGCggcgcgaggtcgacgacgagcgcaCGCTCGTGACCATCGCCCACAGGCTCCGGACCATCGCCGACTACGACACGGTGGTGGTCATGGGCGCCGggcgcgtcgtcgaggccgggcGCCCGGCCGAGCTGTACAGGGCGCGGGGCGTGTTCTACGAGATGGTGTACCACAGCGGCGAGAAGAGGGACCTGGAGCTGCTTTTTGGGGATGTGAAGGAGTGA
- a CDS encoding endomembrane protein 70 — MRQALKAGLGCFVSLLLAAPADAFYIPGWSIKSYKDGEQIPLLVNKVYSDNTQLQYAYYDLPFVCPPTGQRRPGTGLLSGQSIPLNLGEVLRGDRIKTSDIDLVVGQDKPCNLLCNREIGRKEMRRAKEMVQDGYVTEWIVDNLPGATSFVTVDKSRKYYAAGFKLGFTDYAASGGKPRYFINNHHTIVIRWRKAPGKAGERGGKVVVGFEVYPKSIGPNNKRDEKGCPADLQNIDQNLELYLAPNKSSDASKHNTDSSYHPTDEEDVDDDAKLTIPYTYSVYFREDNNIEWSRRWDLYFVNQEEGQKIHWLAIVNSLIICGLLTGIVLMILARTIRSDIKGYKEVPLEDGKPKLKRKKTGNRSPRLSEKSGGLLDQGNDFENDGDVSSDDEALEDVTGWKLLHADVFRTPQHGYLLAPLVGSGMQLLFMAVGLVLLSALGILNPSFRGGFISVGVGLFVFAGLFSGYFSARVYKTFDGQDFRKNALVTAVLFPGLLFGIVFILNLFVWAQASSTAIPFGTVVAIVFLWLCIQVPLVYAGSWFGFVRGGNWEHPTKTSSIPRQVPQQAWYIKSWQSVLLAGLIPFAVIFIELLFVFQSVWQDKSGYYYVFGFLAVVSVILILTIAEVTVVTIYIQLCSENYNWWWQSFMVGGGSAFWVFLYCVWYYFFKLHITGFVSSMLFFSYSFMACCVYGLLTGTIGFLSAYAFVRRIYGAIKAD, encoded by the exons ATGCGACAGGCGCTCAAGGCTGGCTTGGGGTGCTTCGTCTCCCTGTTGCTCGCCGCACCAGCCGACGCCTTCTACATTCCAG GCTGGTCGATCAAAAGTTacaaggacggcgagcagATCCCCTTGCTGGTCAACAAGGTCTACTCCGACAACACCCAGCTGCAATATGCCTACTACGACCTCCCCTTTGTGTGCCCGCCGACGGGCCAGCGGAGACCTGGCACCGGATTGCTTAGCGGACAGAGCATCCCTCTGaacctcggcgaggtcctccGCGGTGACAGGATAAAGACGTCCGATATCGACCTGGTTGTCGGCCAGGACAAGCCGTGCAACTTGCTGTGCAACCGGGAGATTGGTAGGAAGGAGATGCGCAGGGCCAAAGAGATGGTGCAGGATGGTTACGTGACCGAGTGGATCGTCGACAACCTTCCCGGTGCGACGAGCTTCGTCACCGTTGACAAAAGCCGTAAGTACTACGCCGCAGGCTTCAAGCTGGGGTTTACCGACTACGCGGCGAGCGGCGGAAAGCCGCGCTACTTCATCAACAACCACCACACCATTGTCATCCGCTGGCGCAAAGCGCCCGGTAAGGCCGGCGAAcgcggcggcaaggtcgtcgtcgggttcGAGGTATACCCCAAAAGTATTGGCCCCAACAATAAGCGCGACGAGAAGGGCTGCCCCGCCGACCTGCAGAACATTGACCAGAACCTTGAACTCTACCTCGCCCCGAATAAGTCGTCCGACGCGTCCAAGCACAACACCGACTCCTCCTACCACCCGacagatgaagaagatgtcgacgacgacgccaagctCACCATCCCCTACACTTACTCTGTCTACTTCCGCGAGGATAACAACATTGAATGGTCGCGACGATGGGATTTGTACTTTGTGAACCAAGAGGAGGGTCAGAAGATCCACTGGCTGGCCATCGTCAACTCGCTCATTATCTGTGGTCTTCTCACCGGCATCGTCTTGATGATCCTGGCGAGGACGATCCGCTCTGACATCAAGGGGTACAAGGAGGTTcccctcgaggacggcaagccGAAGCTGAAGCGTAAGAAGACTGGTAACAGGTCTCCCAGGTTGTCGGAAAAGTCGGGTGGGCTGCTTGACCAAGGGAACGATTTCGAGAACGACGGGGACGTGTcttcggacgacgaggccctggaGGACGTTACGGGCTGGAAGCTGCTGCATGCCGATGTCTTCAGGACGCCTCAGCACGGATACCTCTTGGCGCCCCTCGTGGGGTCGGGAATGCAGCTCCTCTTCATGGCCGTGGGACTCGTTCTGCTGAGTGCGTTGGGCATTCTCAACCCCAGTTTCCGCGGCGGCTTCATCAGTGTGGGCGTTGGCCTGTTCGTCTTTGCCGGCCTCTTCTCCGGGTACTTCTCGGCGCGGGTGTACAAGACATTTGACGGGCAGGACTTCCGGAAGAACGCGCTCGTTACGGCCGTCCTGTTTCCGGGTCTCCTCTTtggcatcgtcttcatcctcaaccTCTTCGTGTGGGCGCAGGCCTCAAGTACGGCCATCCCGTTCGGAACCGTCGTGGCCATTGTCTTCCTTTGGCTCTGCATTCAGGTTCCTCTGGTCTACGCCGGGTCCTGGTTTGGATTCGTCCGCGGTGGGAACTGGGAGCACCCGACCAAGACTAGCTCCATCCCTCGCCAGGTGCCGCAGCAGGCGTGGTATATCAAATCGTGGCAATcggtcctcctcgccggacTCATCCCCTTCGCCGTCATCTTTATCGAGCTATTGTTCGTGTTCCAGTCGGTGTGGCAGGACAAGAGCGGGTACTACTACGTGTTCGGATTCCTGGCCGTCGTGTCGGTGATACTTATCCTGACAATCGCCGAGGTGACGGTGGTGACGATCTACATCCAGCTATGCTCAGAGAACTACAACTGGTGGTGGCAGTCATTTatggtcggcggcggcagcgccttCTGGGTGTTTTTGTACTGTGTGTGGTACTATTTTTTCAAGCTGCACATCACGGGGTTCGTAAGCAGCATGCTCTTTTTCAGCTACAGCTTCATGGCATGCTGCGTCTACGGCCTCCTGACTGGCACCATCGGGTTCCTGAGCGCGTACGCATTCGTCAGGAGAATTTACGG TGCTATCAAGGCTGACTAa